A genome region from Phycisphaeraceae bacterium includes the following:
- a CDS encoding type II secretion system protein gives MRLFTVHVSGAGSADGSPLPMPCPRRALHRRGFTLVELIIAILVLGMGLVMLAAIFPAGIAQQQFSNDDVFGRVVADHAIAVIRSKVRQEDFGTFEQFYLRDARSTGDGGSLELPYRSAGSSAGSAPNLFGLAGDWGWKRPGFVFDNPNTPFNEARIDIFSWDATYRGLGAASFFPQQPTSPDFPLLSVNTALDMATEFPAGRNAASEPASLAPLPIPAAIQNFTHTLYGIPYNRSRFDSDLNVRSVEAEVVGYDTNGAAIRRPKVPAFYISQAERTWPQGSGTRANPGQYYWDCMFRRFEGRIYVAIFVYRVAAPGGEPRTYSVARAPNNPANLGQPQSNADLPPLPVTIRLGNTSNQGVGAIGANPGPLWTVANRDIVPNTNPGTTWTPYNAVAQSGAWQLPGQWILDKFNNVHRVVGGRRVPTNGPVRLARPIPAVPPVPALVGRASGPDPDDQGSTSIDQIWYLPGRDAAGNTIIPVFCTVQEL, from the coding sequence ATGAGGCTCTTCACAGTCCATGTCAGCGGCGCGGGGTCGGCCGATGGGTCGCCATTGCCCATGCCATGCCCTCGCCGTGCGCTTCATCGACGCGGCTTCACGCTGGTTGAGCTCATCATCGCCATTCTGGTGCTCGGGATGGGGCTGGTCATGCTCGCGGCGATCTTCCCGGCGGGCATCGCCCAGCAGCAGTTCTCCAATGACGATGTCTTCGGACGCGTGGTCGCCGACCACGCGATCGCTGTCATCCGCAGCAAGGTGCGACAGGAAGACTTCGGCACCTTCGAGCAGTTCTATCTTCGAGATGCGCGATCAACCGGTGACGGCGGCTCTCTGGAGCTGCCGTATCGCTCGGCGGGCAGCTCCGCCGGGAGTGCGCCAAATCTCTTCGGCCTCGCTGGAGACTGGGGATGGAAGCGCCCGGGGTTCGTCTTCGACAACCCCAACACGCCGTTCAATGAAGCAAGGATCGACATCTTCAGTTGGGATGCGACCTATCGAGGACTCGGCGCGGCGTCCTTCTTCCCTCAACAGCCCACGAGTCCCGACTTCCCGCTGCTGAGTGTCAACACCGCGCTGGACATGGCGACGGAGTTTCCCGCCGGGCGCAACGCTGCAAGCGAACCGGCGAGTCTCGCCCCGCTGCCGATTCCCGCAGCGATTCAGAACTTCACGCACACGCTCTACGGCATCCCGTACAACCGGAGCAGGTTCGACTCCGATCTCAATGTTCGCTCCGTCGAAGCGGAAGTGGTCGGCTATGACACCAATGGCGCAGCGATCCGTCGGCCGAAGGTGCCTGCCTTCTATATCTCGCAGGCGGAGCGCACCTGGCCGCAGGGATCCGGCACTCGCGCCAATCCCGGGCAGTACTACTGGGATTGCATGTTCCGGCGCTTCGAGGGTCGGATCTATGTGGCCATCTTCGTCTATCGAGTGGCCGCGCCGGGTGGTGAGCCGCGCACCTATTCGGTGGCACGGGCTCCGAACAACCCCGCCAATCTCGGACAGCCCCAATCCAATGCCGACCTTCCGCCCTTGCCGGTGACCATCCGCCTGGGCAACACATCGAACCAGGGTGTCGGCGCCATCGGCGCGAACCCCGGCCCCCTCTGGACTGTGGCGAATCGGGACATTGTTCCGAACACGAATCCGGGCACGACATGGACCCCTTACAACGCCGTGGCGCAGTCAGGCGCATGGCAGTTGCCCGGGCAGTGGATCCTCGACAAATTCAACAATGTCCACCGCGTGGTCGGAGGCCGGCGCGTGCCGACCAATGGCCCCGTTCGACTGGCTCGCCCGATTCCCGCTGTTCCACCAGTGCCCGCTCTGGTCGGCCGCGCGTCGGGGCCCGATCCCGATGATCAGGGTTCGACCAGCATCGACCAGATCTGGTACCTGCCTGGTCGCGACGCGGCGGGCAACACCATCATCCCCGTGTTCTGCACGGTGCAGGAGCTCTGA
- a CDS encoding type II secretion system F family protein — MPTFAYEALNPAGKNQKGTIEAPSSEDAIKQIKSQGLFPTSVREQKIKGGDQEEKASSGGKKKKKKGSISLSLPSIGRVPLKRMTLFTRQLSTLQDAGLPLLRSLQILEQQQKPGKLKSILGSVCEDVEAGSTLSDAFAKHPKAFDRLYCKMVAAGEVGGVLDVILQRLADFMEKGQRLRRRIKGAMIYPSVVITIAVAIVTGIMYYVIPKFQTIFEDFGVELPQLTKRLITASKWVAGTLTPNQAVPGAIWIITSPFIIFIFFKLLRKTGFGRAATDIIRTKLPVIGPLVKKTSIARFTRTLGTLVAAGVPILEAISITRDTSGNYVFEKALTKVHDSIREGETFAAPLRESKVCDAIVVNMIDVGEETGDLDVMLMKIADNYDEEVDVAVSSLLSLLEPFMVVVLGGIVGTIVLALFLPLVSMIEGVAGANKKGGGG, encoded by the coding sequence ATGCCGACCTTTGCCTACGAGGCACTCAATCCCGCCGGCAAGAACCAGAAGGGCACCATCGAGGCGCCCTCGAGCGAGGATGCGATCAAGCAGATCAAGTCCCAGGGTCTCTTTCCCACCAGCGTCCGTGAGCAGAAGATCAAGGGCGGTGATCAGGAGGAGAAGGCCTCATCCGGCGGCAAGAAAAAGAAGAAGAAGGGGAGCATCTCGCTCTCGTTGCCGAGCATCGGCCGGGTGCCGCTCAAGCGGATGACGCTCTTCACCCGCCAGCTCAGCACGCTCCAGGATGCCGGTCTGCCGCTCCTTCGCTCACTCCAGATCCTCGAGCAGCAGCAGAAGCCCGGCAAGCTGAAGTCGATCCTCGGTTCCGTCTGCGAGGATGTCGAGGCGGGCAGCACGCTCTCCGATGCATTCGCCAAGCATCCGAAGGCCTTCGACCGCCTCTATTGCAAGATGGTCGCGGCCGGCGAGGTCGGCGGTGTGCTCGATGTCATTCTCCAGCGCCTTGCCGACTTCATGGAGAAGGGGCAGCGCCTCCGTCGCCGCATCAAGGGCGCCATGATCTACCCCTCGGTGGTCATCACCATCGCGGTCGCGATTGTGACCGGCATCATGTACTACGTGATCCCGAAGTTCCAGACGATCTTCGAGGACTTCGGCGTTGAGCTGCCGCAACTCACCAAGCGGCTCATCACGGCCAGCAAGTGGGTGGCCGGCACGCTGACGCCGAACCAGGCGGTGCCCGGTGCCATCTGGATCATCACCAGTCCGTTCATCATCTTCATCTTCTTCAAACTGCTGCGGAAAACAGGCTTCGGACGAGCCGCCACGGACATCATCCGAACCAAGCTGCCCGTCATCGGCCCGCTGGTGAAGAAGACCTCGATCGCGCGCTTCACCCGCACGCTCGGCACGCTGGTCGCGGCCGGTGTGCCCATTCTTGAAGCCATCTCGATCACCAGGGATACCTCGGGGAACTATGTCTTCGAGAAGGCACTGACCAAGGTGCACGACTCGATCCGCGAGGGCGAGACCTTTGCGGCACCGCTCCGCGAGAGCAAGGTCTGCGACGCGATCGTCGTGAACATGATCGATGTCGGTGAAGAGACCGGTGACCTCGATGTCATGCTCATGAAGATCGCGGACAACTACGATGAAGAGGTCGATGTGGCCGTGAGCAGTCTTCTGAGCCTTCTCGAACCATTCATGGTCGTGGTGCTCGGAGGCATCGTCGGCACCATCGTGCTCGCGCTCTTCCTTCCGCTGGTCTCCATGATCGAAGGTGTTGCTGGCGCCAACAAGAAGGGTGGTGGCGGTTGA
- a CDS encoding type IV pilus twitching motility protein PilT, whose translation MSSIQIDRLLDVVVRQDASDLHISVGRPPTIRLNGRLRNLATKVLEPDDTVALMKSITPEKRQQELQELGGCDFGFAYGDQARFRVSVFRQKGHISMVLRLIPSRLLTFEQIGLPDICKELLRRPRGLFVVTGPTGSGKTTSLATKIDYVNINLERHIVTVEDPIEYYHSHKKSIVNQREVGTDVPSFPEALRRVLRSDPDVILVGEMRDLETIEAAIRAAETGHLVFATLHTTGAAGTINRIIDAFPTNQQEQVRVQLSTSLLCVLSQVLMPREDRPGRVAGFEFLVVTPAIANLIRENKTFRIDSAIQTGKKFGMQLLDDHLWSLYSRNLISAEEMIDKARNPADLTERVHRSGKTVGRSELDQASE comes from the coding sequence GTGAGCAGTATTCAGATCGATCGTCTGCTTGATGTGGTGGTGCGGCAGGATGCGTCCGACCTGCACATCTCGGTTGGCCGACCGCCGACGATCCGTCTGAACGGACGGCTTCGCAACCTGGCGACCAAGGTGCTGGAGCCCGATGACACGGTCGCGCTGATGAAGAGCATCACGCCGGAGAAGCGCCAGCAGGAGCTTCAGGAACTCGGCGGCTGCGACTTCGGCTTCGCCTACGGTGATCAGGCCCGATTCCGTGTGTCCGTCTTTCGGCAGAAGGGCCACATCTCGATGGTCTTGCGACTCATCCCAAGTCGGCTGCTGACCTTCGAGCAGATCGGCCTCCCGGACATCTGCAAGGAACTTCTGCGCAGGCCCCGTGGCCTCTTTGTGGTGACCGGTCCCACCGGCTCGGGCAAGACGACTTCGCTGGCCACCAAGATCGACTATGTGAACATCAACCTCGAACGGCACATTGTGACCGTCGAGGACCCGATCGAGTACTACCACAGCCATAAGAAGTCGATCGTCAACCAGCGTGAGGTCGGAACCGATGTTCCGAGCTTCCCGGAAGCCCTCCGCCGAGTGCTCCGCTCCGACCCCGATGTGATCCTGGTCGGCGAAATGCGAGACCTCGAGACGATCGAGGCCGCCATCCGGGCCGCTGAAACGGGTCACTTGGTGTTCGCCACCCTCCACACCACCGGGGCGGCGGGCACCATCAACCGAATCATCGACGCCTTCCCGACCAACCAGCAGGAGCAGGTTCGCGTCCAGCTCTCGACCAGCCTCCTCTGCGTGCTCAGCCAGGTCCTCATGCCTCGCGAGGACCGCCCTGGCCGAGTGGCAGGATTCGAATTCCTGGTGGTCACGCCGGCCATTGCGAACCTGATCCGCGAGAACAAGACCTTCCGAATCGACTCCGCCATTCAGACCGGTAAGAAGTTCGGCATGCAGCTCCTCGACGACCACCTCTGGTCGCTCTACAGCCGCAACCTGATTTCGGCGGAGGAGATGATCGACAAGGCCCGTAATCCTGCGGATCTGACGGAGCGGGTGCACCGTTCCGGCAAGACCGTGGGCAGGTCCGAGCTTGATCAGGCCTCGGAGTGA
- a CDS encoding type II secretion system protein, translating to MHGHGRRTGFTLVELLVTIGIILLILGTVLAALSFASRRAQRANTEFLMTSIRNGLERFKADHGYYPPTLGVPTQLTSAGIGATLGWPGTPPSTNLANIGAGRDLLVPPFNTDGSGTTKIDQWNTVPKRLGLQRWHSTTTLPEYLLGYGDRSADGYGTVVNGSTTLPGGRETPRLGLRSPGRDGVWGAALSPVVASEVGAAGLGSLYSGATFNASPTVLSGLYAQRNLAPPPRITLAATTFNDTGNNDSAAIPRTRINLEGKVFGPYMDVRDESVIGGINGWDQVDDPDGGGSWWEPRIVRANEVTNFDALPKVFIDYWGRPIRYFRKAYVQLDPSLPDPSTNGSQFDLGDFFALRPVSIPRGADADGIADLNGDTSTLRALQAASYGLHSCGPDRRWNPLRRVDSRGFNADNIVEFGP from the coding sequence ATGCATGGCCACGGTCGTCGCACGGGCTTCACGCTGGTGGAGCTGCTCGTCACCATCGGGATCATCCTGCTGATTCTCGGCACGGTCCTCGCCGCGCTCTCCTTCGCGAGCCGTCGCGCCCAGCGGGCCAACACCGAGTTCCTGATGACCTCGATCCGCAACGGTCTCGAGCGATTCAAGGCCGATCACGGCTACTACCCGCCCACGCTCGGCGTGCCGACGCAGCTCACCTCCGCCGGCATCGGGGCGACGCTCGGCTGGCCTGGCACTCCGCCGAGCACCAATCTGGCCAACATCGGTGCGGGGCGTGATCTGCTCGTGCCTCCATTCAACACCGATGGCTCAGGCACCACGAAGATCGACCAGTGGAACACCGTGCCGAAGCGACTCGGTCTTCAGCGCTGGCACTCAACCACCACACTTCCCGAGTACCTCCTTGGCTATGGCGATCGCTCCGCCGACGGCTACGGCACCGTGGTCAATGGCTCGACCACGCTTCCAGGCGGTCGTGAGACTCCGAGGCTCGGTCTTCGCTCTCCGGGCCGCGATGGTGTCTGGGGCGCGGCGCTCTCACCGGTCGTTGCGTCCGAGGTCGGTGCCGCCGGGCTCGGTTCGCTTTACAGCGGAGCAACCTTCAATGCGAGCCCCACTGTGCTCTCCGGGCTCTACGCGCAGCGCAATCTGGCGCCGCCGCCGCGCATCACACTGGCGGCGACGACCTTCAACGACACCGGCAACAACGACAGTGCGGCGATTCCGCGCACTCGGATCAACCTCGAAGGCAAGGTCTTCGGTCCTTACATGGATGTTCGCGACGAGAGCGTCATCGGGGGTATCAACGGTTGGGACCAGGTCGATGATCCCGATGGAGGCGGCTCGTGGTGGGAGCCCCGGATCGTGCGCGCGAATGAAGTCACCAACTTCGATGCGCTTCCCAAGGTCTTCATCGATTACTGGGGCCGACCGATCCGTTACTTCCGCAAGGCCTATGTGCAGCTTGATCCCTCGCTGCCCGATCCCTCGACCAATGGCAGCCAGTTCGATCTGGGTGACTTCTTCGCGTTGCGCCCGGTCTCGATTCCGCGTGGCGCCGACGCCGACGGCATCGCGGATCTGAATGGCGACACCTCCACGCTTCGGGCCCTTCAGGCGGCCAGCTACGGCCTGCACTCCTGCGGCCCGGACCGGCGATGGAATCCGCTCCGCCGCGTCGATTCGCGCGGCTTCAACGCCGACAACATCGTGGAGTTCGGACCATGA
- a CDS encoding type II secretion system protein: MTSTRTIAFLSARLVPRCRFGRARAGFTLLELLVTIGIIALLAAIVLAVSASVLRNSERKQLEMAFQALDQAVAEFERARGQKITYRRLNGDPVGDYDIVELDIGGAYLIVCLLNGMDIDGTGNNHQFRPLLASHEPSMEILKRISPDLLRRDPSTAPGYPGGPVPSLAFVPDPRVPGTTPNAAIARLELIDPWGNRIGVVFPGRPAGPGEGRDPDGTVRTGDEQILGVCRDRRICFVSAGPDGNFGTRDDNVYSYELIWPVPPLQ; this comes from the coding sequence ATGACCAGCACTCGAACGATCGCCTTCCTCTCCGCGCGACTGGTGCCTCGGTGTCGGTTCGGTCGCGCTCGCGCCGGCTTCACGCTGCTTGAACTGCTCGTGACCATCGGCATCATCGCGCTCCTGGCGGCGATCGTGCTCGCGGTAAGCGCGTCGGTCCTCCGCAACTCCGAGCGCAAGCAGTTGGAGATGGCCTTCCAGGCTCTCGATCAGGCGGTCGCCGAGTTCGAAAGGGCGCGAGGCCAGAAGATCACCTATCGGCGGCTCAATGGCGACCCGGTGGGGGATTACGACATCGTCGAGTTGGACATTGGCGGCGCATATCTGATTGTCTGCTTGCTCAACGGCATGGACATCGACGGGACGGGAAACAACCACCAGTTCCGTCCGCTCCTCGCCTCGCACGAACCTTCCATGGAGATCCTGAAGCGCATCAGCCCCGACCTGCTGCGACGCGATCCGTCGACCGCGCCGGGATATCCGGGTGGCCCCGTTCCGTCGCTGGCATTCGTTCCCGATCCCCGAGTCCCTGGCACCACTCCGAACGCGGCCATCGCTCGACTTGAACTCATCGACCCCTGGGGCAACAGGATTGGCGTGGTCTTCCCCGGTCGGCCCGCAGGTCCGGGAGAGGGGCGCGATCCCGATGGCACAGTGCGCACAGGCGATGAACAGATCCTCGGCGTCTGCCGCGATCGGCGCATCTGCTTCGTGAGCGCCGGACCCGACGGCAACTTCGGGACGCGCGACGACAATGTCTACAGCTACGAGCTCATCTGGCCCGTGCCGCCGCTCCAGTGA
- the tadA gene encoding Flp pilus assembly complex ATPase component TadA: MARKLRQKLGEILVANKLISQKQLDEAVAATRGTGRRLGEALIEMKACSDEDLARALGLQFGMEFLNLDRAEDSNRVDLKLLPDDIIKKYLVLPLAKTNGRLKLLIHDPMDLEALDVLRFRLNSEIDTAIASKRQIKSFIDGGKSEKPLFADKSLVTDSVDVTVDRSVDTSIDSSIDVDAKDDAPIVRLCNRIIVEAVRGRASDIHIEPMADRVLLRYRIDGVCHIRDNLPKRMQGALLARLKLMAGVNIAERRVPQDGRIKLPIEGNQVDFRVSTCPAYHGESVVLRILRPDSVRIGLVNLGFEQDNLDIFNRIIRRPNGIFLVTGPTGSGKTTTLYSALDVLNRPDKKIITAEDPVEYSFTGINQVQVRDAIGLTFPAILKSMLRQAPNIILVGEIRDREVADIAIQAALTGHLVFSTLHTNDAPSAITRLIDMGVKPFLVASSIQAVMAQRLIRVLCPKCKAPETNADRKLMRLVNISPDEAGSGRIMKAVGCANCGGTGFRGRKAIFELMVMNSEIRQLAFERSTIGKLRQAAIRNGMRSLLGDGRIKILNGVTTMEEIANFAQVEGFNPNEIVQE; the protein is encoded by the coding sequence GTGGCCCGCAAGCTCCGACAGAAACTCGGCGAGATCCTCGTCGCCAACAAGTTGATCTCGCAGAAGCAGCTCGACGAAGCTGTGGCGGCGACGCGCGGCACGGGCCGACGCCTCGGTGAAGCCCTGATTGAGATGAAGGCCTGTTCCGACGAGGACCTCGCCAGGGCGCTTGGTCTCCAGTTCGGCATGGAGTTCCTCAATCTCGATCGCGCCGAAGACTCCAACCGCGTCGATCTGAAGCTCCTTCCCGACGACATCATCAAGAAGTACCTCGTCCTTCCGCTCGCCAAGACCAACGGCCGGCTGAAGCTCCTCATTCACGATCCGATGGATCTTGAAGCGCTCGATGTCCTGCGCTTCAGGCTCAACAGCGAGATCGACACGGCCATTGCGAGCAAGCGGCAGATCAAATCCTTCATCGACGGGGGCAAGTCGGAGAAGCCGCTCTTCGCGGACAAGAGTCTCGTCACCGACTCGGTGGATGTCACCGTCGATCGCTCCGTCGACACCTCGATTGACAGCTCGATCGATGTTGATGCCAAGGACGACGCGCCCATTGTTCGCCTCTGCAATCGCATCATCGTGGAAGCGGTGCGGGGCCGGGCGAGCGATATCCACATCGAGCCGATGGCCGATCGCGTCCTGCTCCGCTATCGCATCGACGGCGTCTGCCACATTCGCGACAATCTCCCCAAGCGCATGCAGGGGGCTCTTCTCGCGCGTTTGAAGCTGATGGCCGGAGTGAACATCGCCGAGCGTCGCGTTCCGCAGGATGGCCGCATCAAGCTGCCGATCGAGGGCAACCAGGTCGACTTCCGCGTCAGCACCTGCCCCGCGTATCACGGCGAGAGCGTCGTGCTTCGAATTCTTCGACCGGACTCCGTCCGCATCGGCCTGGTCAACCTCGGGTTCGAGCAGGACAACCTCGACATCTTCAATCGCATCATCCGTCGCCCGAACGGCATCTTCCTGGTCACCGGACCGACGGGAAGCGGCAAGACGACCACGCTGTACTCGGCGCTCGATGTGCTGAACCGCCCGGACAAGAAGATCATTACTGCCGAAGATCCGGTCGAGTACAGCTTCACCGGCATCAATCAGGTGCAGGTGCGCGACGCCATTGGCCTGACCTTCCCGGCGATCCTCAAGTCGATGTTGCGTCAGGCGCCGAACATCATCCTGGTCGGCGAGATCCGAGATCGCGAAGTGGCGGACATTGCCATTCAGGCGGCGCTCACGGGCCACCTCGTCTTCAGCACGCTGCATACCAACGATGCCCCGAGCGCCATCACCCGACTCATCGACATGGGCGTGAAGCCCTTCCTGGTGGCGAGCTCCATTCAGGCGGTCATGGCGCAGCGCCTCATCCGTGTTCTCTGCCCGAAGTGCAAGGCCCCGGAGACGAATGCCGACCGCAAGCTGATGAGGCTGGTGAACATCTCCCCCGATGAGGCCGGCAGCGGGCGGATCATGAAGGCCGTCGGCTGTGCGAACTGCGGAGGTACGGGGTTCCGCGGTCGAAAGGCGATCTTCGAGCTGATGGTGATGAACTCGGAGATCCGCCAACTCGCCTTCGAGCGATCGACCATCGGCAAGCTTCGACAGGCGGCCATTCGCAACGGCATGCGCAGCCTTTTGGGCGACGGCCGAATCAAGATTCTCAATGGCGTGACCACCATGGAAGAGATCGCCAACTTCGCCCAGGTGGAAGGCTTCAACCCGAACGAAATCGTCCAGGAGTGA
- a CDS encoding prepilin-type N-terminal cleavage/methylation domain-containing protein — protein MVNPRSIHVGPSRGFTLIELLVVIGIITTLAVLTAVSVTRLSRDSRLAIGTNQVIAALGEARARAMKENQPVLITFRARAVDPLVPARGQVTDVVIALWSGMVVKVVDGGPNNPVVDVWNMPFNAHPEAVTRTLPPGVKVAGPRTDFDQDSIWVSQPEFSNNEYGRAIGVLFGPDGTVITRFPNGIGLANYESVYFDFDGVKNANGWPVQNVGTSTGAARFFEYNEEVDEPSIQYVRSLAVFDDAAAREFFVVSNWSGSNQAPGDASGAALPADCSSLPAGQSRLRCEQSQFINQFAEKINFNRFTGVAEVVKR, from the coding sequence ATGGTCAATCCACGATCCATCCATGTTGGTCCCTCCCGCGGCTTCACGCTCATTGAGCTGCTGGTCGTCATCGGGATCATCACCACTCTCGCCGTGCTGACGGCTGTTTCGGTGACCCGCCTTTCGCGCGACAGCCGTCTTGCGATCGGCACGAACCAGGTCATTGCGGCGCTAGGTGAAGCACGAGCGAGGGCGATGAAGGAAAACCAGCCGGTGCTGATCACCTTCCGTGCTCGCGCCGTCGATCCGCTGGTTCCCGCGCGCGGCCAGGTGACCGATGTGGTCATCGCCCTCTGGTCGGGCATGGTGGTCAAGGTCGTTGATGGCGGTCCGAACAATCCGGTCGTGGATGTCTGGAACATGCCCTTCAACGCGCACCCCGAAGCCGTGACCCGCACGCTCCCCCCGGGAGTCAAGGTGGCCGGTCCGCGCACCGACTTCGATCAGGATTCGATCTGGGTCTCCCAGCCGGAGTTCTCGAACAACGAGTATGGCCGAGCGATCGGCGTGCTCTTCGGTCCGGACGGCACGGTCATCACGCGCTTCCCGAATGGGATAGGTCTCGCCAACTACGAGAGCGTCTACTTCGATTTCGACGGAGTGAAGAATGCCAATGGGTGGCCCGTCCAGAATGTCGGAACCTCCACGGGTGCGGCGCGCTTCTTTGAATACAACGAAGAGGTCGATGAGCCGAGCATCCAGTATGTGCGTTCGCTGGCGGTCTTCGACGACGCCGCGGCGCGAGAGTTCTTCGTCGTCTCAAACTGGTCGGGCTCGAACCAGGCTCCGGGCGACGCGAGCGGTGCAGCGCTACCTGCCGATTGCAGCAGCTTGCCCGCAGGACAGTCCCGCCTGCGCTGCGAGCAGAGTCAGTTCATCAACCAGTTCGCCGAGAAAATCAACTTCAACCGCTTCACCGGCGTGGCGGAGGTGGTCAAGCGATGA
- the tadA gene encoding Flp pilus assembly complex ATPase component TadA, giving the protein MPPIDVSELKGRMIGRVLTKLGKVTRDQVHQGLSLQQGEKKGKRLGEILVELGLVEPRDVQVALAGQAGMKFIDLGSMEIPDEVINAVPAETANSYQIVPIEFEPATKRLTVALKSPDNFRAVDDLKLLMGFKVSAVVAASDQIDDVLRKRYAGKAGSVQSIYAEMGNSEALAALEGRGDSIDLATLQEAADDNKVVRLLNLVLLQAIRDKASDIHFEPFEGEFKMRYRIDGVLYEMVPPPKHLALPIVSRIKVMAKLNIAERRLPQDGRIELTVGNAPIDLRVAVLPTMFGESVVMRVLDRGNVQLSLDRIGLRDDELELVRVLINKPNGIVIVTGPTGSGKTTTLYAALNELNQPDVKILTAEDPVEYDIDGLVQCQVNVEQELTFGRLLRSFLRQDPDIILVGEIRDLETAQIAIQASLTGHLVFSTLHTNDAPSSILRLVDLGVENFLLTATLEAIVAQRLVRRVCGKCKEEYVPTEEQLMELQLRLAEVEGRTFFRGRGCENCNRSGYRGRMAIFEIMQLDDEIREMIMAQASTAALRAECRKRGMRTLRENGLLGIYDGRTTIDEVVRETIVDE; this is encoded by the coding sequence ATGCCACCCATTGATGTCTCAGAGCTGAAGGGCCGAATGATCGGCCGTGTCCTGACCAAGCTTGGCAAGGTCACGCGCGATCAGGTTCACCAAGGGCTCAGCCTCCAACAGGGGGAGAAGAAGGGCAAGCGCCTCGGCGAGATTCTGGTCGAGCTTGGTCTGGTCGAGCCCAGGGATGTTCAGGTCGCTTTGGCCGGTCAGGCTGGGATGAAGTTCATTGACCTCGGGTCCATGGAGATCCCAGATGAGGTCATCAATGCCGTCCCCGCAGAGACCGCCAACAGTTATCAGATCGTGCCCATCGAGTTCGAGCCGGCGACCAAGCGGCTGACGGTGGCTCTCAAGAGCCCGGACAACTTCCGCGCCGTGGATGACCTCAAGCTCCTGATGGGCTTCAAGGTCTCCGCGGTCGTGGCGGCCTCGGACCAGATCGACGATGTCCTTCGCAAGCGCTACGCCGGAAAGGCGGGGTCGGTCCAGAGCATCTATGCCGAAATGGGCAACTCCGAGGCGCTCGCGGCGCTCGAAGGCCGAGGCGACTCGATCGATCTCGCGACCCTACAGGAGGCCGCCGACGACAACAAGGTCGTCCGACTGCTGAACCTCGTCCTGCTTCAGGCCATTCGCGACAAGGCGAGCGACATCCACTTCGAGCCCTTCGAGGGCGAGTTCAAGATGCGCTATCGCATCGACGGCGTGCTCTACGAGATGGTCCCGCCGCCCAAGCACCTCGCGCTCCCGATCGTCAGCCGCATCAAGGTCATGGCGAAGCTCAACATCGCCGAACGGCGCCTTCCGCAGGACGGTCGAATCGAGCTCACCGTCGGCAACGCACCCATCGACCTTCGTGTGGCAGTTCTTCCGACGATGTTCGGCGAGAGCGTCGTCATGCGTGTCCTCGATCGAGGCAATGTGCAACTCTCGCTCGATCGCATCGGATTGCGCGACGATGAACTCGAGCTTGTCCGAGTGCTGATCAACAAGCCCAACGGCATCGTGATCGTCACCGGCCCCACCGGCAGCGGCAAGACGACCACGCTCTACGCCGCGCTCAACGAACTCAATCAGCCCGATGTGAAGATTCTCACCGCCGAGGATCCGGTGGAGTACGACATCGACGGCCTCGTCCAGTGCCAGGTCAATGTCGAGCAGGAACTCACTTTCGGGCGCCTGTTGCGGAGCTTCCTTCGCCAGGACCCCGACATCATTCTGGTGGGCGAGATCCGCGACCTCGAAACGGCGCAGATCGCCATTCAGGCGTCGCTCACGGGGCATCTCGTGTTCAGCACGCTGCACACCAACGACGCGCCGAGCAGCATCCTGCGTCTGGTGGACCTGGGCGTGGAGAACTTCCTGCTGACGGCGACGCTCGAGGCGATTGTCGCGCAGCGGCTGGTGCGGCGCGTCTGCGGCAAGTGCAAGGAGGAGTATGTCCCGACCGAGGAGCAGCTCATGGAGCTTCAGCTCCGCCTTGCCGAGGTCGAGGGCCGCACCTTCTTCCGCGGACGCGGCTGCGAGAACTGCAATCGCTCGGGCTATCGAGGCCGAATGGCCATCTTCGAGATCATGCAACTCGATGATGAGATTCGGGAGATGATCATGGCCCAGGCGTCGACCGCGGCGCTTCGGGCCGAGTGCCGCAAGCGCGGCATGCGCACGCTGCGTGAGAACGGACTCCTGGGGATTTATGACGGGCGGACCACCATCGACGAAGTGGTCCGCGAGACGATCGTTGATGAATGA